CTCTACTGAGCTCCCCCAGGGGGTTGACATCACCATAACGAGctcatcctctccaaaccctgtTGCACAAGGCATGGtctgtttttaatcaaataCCTCTAATCTGTCTTCACCCGTCTTCTGCCGAGACTTCCCGACATCCTGACGTTCCTCGATGAGAGACACTGAATCGTCATCTTCCAATGTGGAGTATCTGTCGTTCTCCATCTAGGAAGAAGATGATAATAATATGTCAAATAGCAGCTGCCTTATCCATGTTTTCTCAAAATGCAATGTACAATGCATGCCACGTTACCAGGTTAACAGCAGCACTATAAAATAGAAACACTGACAGCGTGGTGGACATTCTGTACCCTTATGGCAAACGgttttgtggtctgatgaaatgaaaatgatttttttttttggcttaaaTGTGAAGTATTATATCTGGCgcaaaccaacacagcacatcacagaaaaaacaccatccctactgtgaagcacagTGGTGGCAGCACCATGTTATCTGGATGTTTCTCCTCAGCAGGgacacttgtcaggatagaaagGGAAACTaatggagcaaagtatagagaagtccttgaggaaaacctgctgccttcTGCAATCAAACTGAAACTGGGACAGAAGTTCATCTTTCAGCCCAAGGAATGTGACAGAGCTTGAGCAGTTGTGTAAAGATCGGTCAAATACTGCCAAGCTAGTAGGTCTGCGAAGCTAGTAGAGGCCGATCCCAACAAACTCACTGTagttgctgccaaaggtgtttgcaccaagtattaactccaGGGGTGGAGAATTATCCCATTATGATatttcaaatttgtatttttaatatatattttcacaataaaaacatttctccttaacagtgtggagtatggtgtgtaggtAAGTGGGAAAAAATCCTCACTGAAACAtgtgaaactctgaggcactgacacaacacaATGTGGAAAAAGATCAAGGAGGTGTAGACActgtatatacaaacacacacgatTAGACACACTTACCTCTTTGACTGATTGCTTGGCAAAGCTGACCATAGCCACTGCCTTCTGCGGGACTCTCTGTATCCTCTTCTTACAGTACAGCAGGAGGGCAAGGATGAACAAGACACCCAGGATACTGACAGTGGCGACTGGGAAGTAGCCAGACGTCCTGTATTCTGGAAAGGAGTTCATCATTCAATTAGACCAAataaggagccaagagctgtCCCAGAACAACAACCAAAAGACACCCCGGGGGGCCACCCAGGACTGGCGTTTGACACCCCTGCTTCAGCTGTAGAATACCTCTCCACAACTGTCCCACATCACCAGGGCATGCTTTGTAATTAAGCCATAGTGGACGTGAAGTCTTATCCACAGACTCACTGGCTACACACTGCAGCTTAAACAACCCAGCTACAGCACAGACCTCCTCCTTACCCTGCACATACAGGGTGACTGTGACGATGATGTTCCTGTTGGAATCCACCACCTTGTACACCCCCGTGTCAGCCGAGGTAACGCTCTGCAGGGTGCACAGCctggggaggagggagaggcgCCCCCTGTAGGCCTCGTCTGTCACCTCCCCCCGGTCAACCAACACCCTACTGGCAACCTCATGCCGGGACCCAAACAGGAGCCTGATGGTCGATTCGTTGGCGAACAGCGGGATGTGGAGAGTGTCTCCATGGGCCAGGTCCAGGAAGCTCTGGTGGCCTTGATTGGCAGAGACAAAAAGAATCATCACAGTAATAGCTTTAATCAGAAAGACCCTCATCTTCTATATGATAGTGTTTTTTTAAGACAAGTCTTCCCGACTGGGCGTCTCCCAAGTTCTTAGTTACAGATGAATTCATATTTGATATTATGTGAATGAATCGGTCCCCAGGTCTTCCTGCTCTGCCTATTGAGAAAGAATTTCTCCCGATCAACAGCTCGGACCTGCAAACCTTACCTTTCACAGTCAGGCAGATTTTCTCCAGGAGCTTCCCCTTCTCCTCGTCCCACACCGTGTACGCCCCCTGATCGTCCGTGGTCAGTCTGAGCAGCTCCAGACCCGTCTCCAGCGCAGAGAGCCGCGGCTGGTACTTGGGGTCGGTCACCTGGCTGCAGTTCATTAAGAGCTGGGACCGAGGCCGGCGCTGCGCAGGGATGGCAGGAGAGAAGTGCAGCTGCACTGCAGAGGAGTCCGGCGGCAGGGAGATCTCCAGCGTGTCTCCGTACTCCAGGGTCTGAACTCTCGTACACTCTGAAAGCGGGAAACAAGAACGTGCCAACTGAGTATGTAAACTGGAGGGCTGGCTTGATTTAAACAATACAAGGTTTCATACTGACAACCAGGGTAGTGGCACAAAGACTGGTTGTTAGACCACAGAAAGACTTCAGAAAGACTGGTTCTGAAGTTAGTCTCAGGGCAGCTAGGACAGATTTGAGAAGTGTGATCTGTGTCCTGGAAACTCGGGAGCTGGAaccacatttctttttttgtttgttttagctaACCTGCTTGTCAGGCCAAAACCTCACGTATGTGTGTGACCTCCACTTCAAAACCCCAGGCTTCAATCTGAGTTTCTGTACTTACGAGATTGTGCCAGGAGTGTATctgaaagagaagaaaataaaaacaatgagtTGATCCACCTGGCTCAACCAGTACAAGCCTGACAGCAGGTTAAGTAACAcatataacactgaacactacCACAAACACAGGGATACATTACCTGAACACAGAAGGAT
This Amia ocellicauda isolate fAmiCal2 chromosome 15, fAmiCal2.hap1, whole genome shotgun sequence DNA region includes the following protein-coding sequences:
- the LOC136771405 gene encoding uncharacterized protein LOC136771405, with the translated sequence MWRGCALAKQRSVKMVWRLLIILLCSDTLLAQSQCTRVQTLEYGDTLEISLPPDSSAVQLHFSPAIPAQRRPRSQLLMNCSQVTDPKYQPRLSALETGLELLRLTTDDQGAYTVWDEEKGKLLEKICLTVKGHQSFLDLAHGDTLHIPLFANESTIRLLFGSRHEVASRVLVDRGEVTDEAYRGRLSLLPRLCTLQSVTSADTGVYKVVDSNRNIIVTVTLYVQEYRTSGYFPVATVSILGVLFILALLLYCKKRIQRVPQKAVAMVSFAKQSVKEMENDRYSTLEDDDSVSLIEERQDVGKSRQKTGEDRLERPTVSDESCGHAIHSQTDAQPAAEASPQERS